In Streptomyces sp. NBC_00341, the DNA window GCGTACGCGTCGGCGTCGGCGCCGGTGTTGTAGTACCCGATGATGGTGCCGCGCCTGCCCTGGTGGCCGTAGGAGGGGTACCAGATGTGGGCGAGGTCCATGTCCGTCTCGGTGATGCCGCCGTAGATCCGGTGGTCGCTCTCCCACCAGCGGCTGCGGTACTCGAGACCGATCTTCCCGGCCGAGGACGGCTTGCAGGCCTCCAGCGCGCTCTGGACGGCCGGGCCCAGGTTGTGGGCGGTCCCGGCCAGGATGTTGGGCGGCAGCGCGGCGACGCAGTAGTCCGCCTCGATGCTGCGGGTGCGCCCCGCCCGGTTGTAGGTGACGGTGACGCCGTGCGGGGTGTCGGTGATCTTCGTGACGGCCGCGCCGGTACGGATCCTGCGCTCCCCTATCGCCCGGGTGAGCGCGGCGGGTATCCGGTCCATGCCGCCGACCGGCTGGAACATCAGCATCGCCTGGTCGTACTCGAACTCGAAGGCGAAGTAACGCCCGACGCCACTGGCGAAGACCTCGGACGCGGAGGGTACGGACCCCAGCTCCTCGCCCGGGGTCCCGGCGGCGGCGGGGTCGACGCGGTAGCCGCGCCGGGGGCTTCCGGTGTAGTCGAGCGTGTCTCCGATGTCGCCGAAGTCCTTCAGGAACTCCATGAGCCGTTCCTGGTCGTCGGCGGTGATCTGCCGGTCGAGCGCTCCCTTGTCGGTGGCCTTGGAGAGGAGTTCGGCGACATAGCCGTACACGTCGGCCTTGGCGGTGCGGTAGCGCACCGGGGCCTTCATGCCTGCCTTCTCGTTGTAGATATAGGCGTTGGCGTTCACGTTGGTGAACATCTCGATGGGTACGCCGAGTTCGCGACAGTAGTCGAGG includes these proteins:
- a CDS encoding flavin monoamine oxidase family protein, which codes for MFATMGALGLAPTAQAAGREPAFRAPSQGDFSLTGRAAAKVVVVGGGIAGLATAYELGKAGYDVTVLEARDRTGGRNFTVRGGDSTTDIHGVRQTARFSDGQYMNCGPGRIPQWMVTLDYCRELGVPIEMFTNVNANAYIYNEKAGMKAPVRYRTAKADVYGYVAELLSKATDKGALDRQITADDQERLMEFLKDFGDIGDTLDYTGSPRRGYRVDPAAAGTPGEELGSVPSASEVFASGVGRYFAFEFEYDQAMLMFQPVGGMDRIPAALTRAIGERRIRTGAAVTKITDTPHGVTVTYNRAGRTRSIEADYCVAALPPNILAGTAHNLGPAVQSALEACKPSSAGKIGLEYRSRWWESDHRIYGGITETDMDLAHIWYPSYGHQGRRGTIIGYYNTGADADAYAALTPARREARAVAQGVKIHGDKYRTELATSFSHHWRQTPHLEASWHSLAGGPDAPVFAPLNRAAGRVYFAGDYLSYADAWQHGAFTSARKAVTALHARVLG